The sequence below is a genomic window from Blastopirellula retiformator.
TGGATCACCTTGCGATACTCTTCGTTGTGCGCGGTGGCGTGCGGACGAGGACCGACCAGCGACATATCGCCATACAGCACGTTGAACAACTGCGGCAACTCATCAAGCGACGTTCGCCGCAGGAATCCGCCGATGGAAGTGAGACGCACGTCATCTTTGGTCACCTGGGTGATGGTCGGCCCATCTTCGCAGACCGTCATCGTCCGGAACTTCCAGACGAAGAACTCATGACCATCCAGGCCATAGCGCCGCTGGCGGAAGAAGATCGGACCGCTGGACGTCAACTTCACCGCAATCGCGATCGCCAACATCGGCAACGCGCAGCACGCCAGGATCAGCGAACCGAACACAATGTCGGTCGTGCGCTTCATCAATCCATCGACGCCGTACAGCGGGTTCTCAAACACGCTGACCACCGGCAATCCGCGGACATCGGTCCAGCGGGAGTGGAGCAACTCGAACACGAAGAAGTCAGGCACAATGTAAACCGACGCCGTCGAGTCGCTCAGCTGCGCCAGGACTTTGCGAATGCGATCTTCGGCCCGCATCGGAAAAGTGATGTAAATCTGCTCGACTTCGCCACGACGGGCCCGCTCGATCAAATCGGCGATGTCGCCCACCTGCGTTCCGAGCGTCGCGGGGATTTCCGGCAACCGATTGCATGGTCGATCGTCGAAGAAGCCGACAAACCTCAAACCCAAGTCGGGCGTATCGCGAATGTTGGCCGCCAGCTGAATGCCGAGCGGATTGACGCCGACGATGGCGAAACCTCGCAGGTTCATTCCGCGGGCACGGAGGATCTCGAGCCCAAAGCGAATGGTGACCCGCACCAAGACCATCAAGCCCGGCGTCACCATCAGCCAATAGGCGGCGGATAGCAGCGCATAGGATTGGGCATGACCGGTCAGAAATCCGACCAAGATCAACACCGCCAGGCTGGCGCCCCAGGTCGCCGCTCCGCAGCCGATTTCGCGCTGTGTCGAGACGCCTCGCCAGTTGCGATAGACGCCGGTGACTTCGGCGACCAGAAAGAACATCGCAATTGCCGCAGCGGCGGCGAATTGGTGGGTAGCATTGAACGTGGCGCCCGACCAGTCGACGGCGACCCACAATCCAACCAGGATCGCGATGCCGTCAAACACGCGGTAACAGGCGTCGAGCCAAGTCGACTGCTGACGAATTGCCGAAATGTTAGGGGTCATTTTGGCGCTAACTAGGGAACTACGCTTGAGATGGGACCCAAAAACATACGTCGAAACGACCTCGATGCAGGTCACGTCGCGGTAAGTTCTTGCGGTCGGCCGAAGCGGGGGTAGTTCTCGTGTCGATTGCGCCAATTGTCCGGGAGTCAGGCCAGGGGGCGTTACAGACCGCCCGAATTGACGACAGTTTTGGTTTCCCAAGCACACAGCGTTCTTGTGCATGACCCACGTAGGGTCCGCTGTGCGGACCAAGGAGGCGGCAACCAATTTTGCCAACCGCTTGAGCACTTCGTGGACCGCACAGCGGACCCTACCAGCCTGTTGAAAAATGCCATCGTGGCATTTTTCAACCTCGCCAGGCTCAGAGCATAGCTCTTCGCGGCTCGCAAAATAACGCGACTTACGTCGTTATTTTGGGATCGCATCCGTGCGATCACGCAGTCCGTCGAGAAAATCAACGGACTGCTACGCGACTAAAGTACAGGCTTCAGCCCAGTCCGGCGGCTACTCGCCGGCGGGCGGGTTCGGTCGCGGCCAGACCAGCTCTTCCGTTCCGGCGATTTTCGCCTGGGCGTCGTTGGGGGCCTGCATTTGGGCCAGCAAAACTGCATCGATGTTCTGGCTGATAAACTTGCCGGCGCCGCTGGCGAACATCAGATTGACGCCGCCAGGATGGTAGCTCGACATGCGGGCAAACCGGGCCGATCCGTCCCCTTTGCCGAGCTGCTGATTGACGCCCAAGATGGCGTCCGGCGCATTGCTCCAGACGAAAGCGATTTCGTTTTCCTGGGGAGAGGTCCAAGACCCGGCTTCGACGTTTTCGCCCAACAGCAGCGTCGATTCGAGTCCGTCCAGCTCCGAAACCTGCAGCAGCGAAAATTGCTGGAACGCGAGGTCCGGTTTTTCATTCAGCCGATTCTGGAAGATGCCGTTGGCGGCCCAATCGGCCGGAATCGTGCTGGTCGGGGCCACGTCGGGCATGCCGCCGTTGACCACATACGAGTTGACCCCACCCCATTGCTCGGGATCTTCCGGAGCGTCATCGGGGCAGATTGCTTCATAAATCGTGAAATCGGGCCGCTTTCCAGCGAGTTCACCCTGGGCCGAGTAGGCCTGAAACTCTTCCAGATAGGGGGGAACCGGAACCTGGTCAGGCTCGGGATAAAGCTGACTCTGTAGATAGGGGAGGGCAGGGAATAGCCAGCCGGTCGTCGCCCCATCGGCCGCCCCTGGATCCTGCAGGTTGGCGTAGCCGGGC
It includes:
- a CDS encoding undecaprenyl-phosphate glucose phosphotransferase is translated as MTPNISAIRQQSTWLDACYRVFDGIAILVGLWVAVDWSGATFNATHQFAAAAAIAMFFLVAEVTGVYRNWRGVSTQREIGCGAATWGASLAVLILVGFLTGHAQSYALLSAAYWLMVTPGLMVLVRVTIRFGLEILRARGMNLRGFAIVGVNPLGIQLAANIRDTPDLGLRFVGFFDDRPCNRLPEIPATLGTQVGDIADLIERARRGEVEQIYITFPMRAEDRIRKVLAQLSDSTASVYIVPDFFVFELLHSRWTDVRGLPVVSVFENPLYGVDGLMKRTTDIVFGSLILACCALPMLAIAIAVKLTSSGPIFFRQRRYGLDGHEFFVWKFRTMTVCEDGPTITQVTKDDVRLTSIGGFLRRTSLDELPQLFNVLYGDMSLVGPRPHATAHNEEYRKVIQGYMLRHKIKPGITGLAQVRGWRGETDTLEKMERRIECDHEYIRTWSISNDLRILLQTVSVVLLKKNAY
- a CDS encoding DUF1559 family PulG-like putative transporter, translating into MKFHHNLRGVALRNVVFAAAAIGLVFMLLAPLILRSRENARRNACLYHQKLLSEALIIYDEDHRQLPGYANLQDPGAADGATTGWLFPALPYLQSQLYPEPDQVPVPPYLEEFQAYSAQGELAGKRPDFTIYEAICPDDAPEDPEQWGGVNSYVVNGGMPDVAPTSTIPADWAANGIFQNRLNEKPDLAFQQFSLLQVSELDGLESTLLLGENVEAGSWTSPQENEIAFVWSNAPDAILGVNQQLGKGDGSARFARMSSYHPGGVNLMFASGAGKFISQNIDAVLLAQMQAPNDAQAKIAGTEELVWPRPNPPAGE